A window of the Hevea brasiliensis isolate MT/VB/25A 57/8 chromosome 6, ASM3005281v1, whole genome shotgun sequence genome harbors these coding sequences:
- the LOC110635486 gene encoding DAR GTPase 2, mitochondrial isoform X3 has translation MAFNGRGSNYYIKMLASEIGNTINKAASNREKGWYTPFMAAASRAIAERIPLVDFILEVRDARIPLSSECQLLTNHLPCSRRIIVMNKMDLANRSHLKFLNFLQAQIKGLKNIDHSRSTLTMMMVGIPNVGKSALANSLHQVGRISAAEKGKLKHAKVSPHPGETKDISSLKIGSHPNIYVLDTPSILPPQILDAEVCSRLALTAGAISDSLIGEKELAQYFLAILNLSDEYKKWAKLSALENERSFIDHKEECSSGRQPCMKGERQHFTDHTQDFIVHNVRRKLFETISCFNGDMQNEVDLEKLIELQFTTLTEAFHLPIELGDNARSKVATKLLNLYRIGRLGHYTLDPLAF, from the exons ATGGCATTTAATGGTAGAGGGAGTAATTACTACATAAAAATGTTAGCAAGTGAAATAGGGAATACTATAAACAAAGCAGCGAGCAACAGAGAAAAAGGATGGTACACTCCTTTCATGGCAGCTGCCTCTCGAGCCATTGCAGAACGAATCCCACTGGTTGATTTCATTCTTGAAGTGAGAGATGCTAGG ATTCCTTTGTCTTCGGAATGTCAGCTATTGACCAATCATCTGCCTTGCTCTCGCCGAATCATAGTGATGAACAAAATGGACCTTGCTAATCGCTCCCACCTCAAG TTCCTTAACTTTTTACAAGCCCAAATCAAAGGATTGAAGAACATTGATCATTCTCGTTCTACCTTAACAATGATGATGGTGGGGATTCCTAACGTTGGTAAGTCGGCTCTAGCCAATTCTTTGCATCAAGTTGGAAGGATTAGTGCTGCAG AGAAAGGAAAATTGAAGCATGCAAAAGTGAGTCCACATCCGGGAGAGACAAAAGATATCAGCAGCTTGAAG ATTGGTAGCCATCCCAATATTTATGTGTTGGACACCCCAAGTATTTTGCCTCCTCAAATTCTTGATGCCGAGGTCTGTTCCAGGCTAGCTTTAACAG CAGGAGCAATTAGCGACTCTTTGATTGGTGAAAAAGAACTTGCTCAATATTTTCTGGCCATTCTCAACTTGAGTGATGAATATAAGAAATGGGCAAAGTTGTCTGCCCTTGAAAATGAGAGATCATTTATAGACCACAAAGAAGAGTGTTCAAGCGGCAGACAGCCATGCATGAAAGGAGAAAGGCAACATTTCACTGATCACACTCAG GATTTCATAGTACATAATGTTCGGCGAAAGCTCTTTGAGACAATTTCATGTTTTAATGGTGACATGCAAAATGAAGTGGATTTGGAGAAGCTTATTGAGTTGCAATTCACAACCTTGACCGAAGCTTTTCACTTGCCTATTGAATTAGGGGATAATGCTCGTAGTAAGGTTGCTACTAAGCTACTTAATCTGTATCGTATTGGGAGGCTTGGACATTACACTTTAGACCCTCTTGCATTCTAA
- the LOC110635486 gene encoding DAR GTPase 2, mitochondrial isoform X4 — MAFNGRGSNYYIKMLASEIGNTINKAASNREKGWYTPFMAAASRAIAERIPLVDFILEVRDARIPLSSECQLLTNHLPCSRRIIVMNKMDLANRSHLKDWIKYFEQRNCISYVINSHNKENVKKFLNFLQAQIKGLKNIDHSRSTLTMMMVGIPNVGKSALANSLHQVGRISAAEKGKLKHAKVSPHPGETKDISSLKIGSHPNIYVLDTPSILPPQILDAEVCSRLALTAGAISDSLIGEKELAQYFLAILNLSDEYKKWAKLSALENERSFIDHKEECSSGRQPCMKGERQHFTDHTQGQKCDHLLSMVGARNERNISFRC, encoded by the exons ATGGCATTTAATGGTAGAGGGAGTAATTACTACATAAAAATGTTAGCAAGTGAAATAGGGAATACTATAAACAAAGCAGCGAGCAACAGAGAAAAAGGATGGTACACTCCTTTCATGGCAGCTGCCTCTCGAGCCATTGCAGAACGAATCCCACTGGTTGATTTCATTCTTGAAGTGAGAGATGCTAGG ATTCCTTTGTCTTCGGAATGTCAGCTATTGACCAATCATCTGCCTTGCTCTCGCCGAATCATAGTGATGAACAAAATGGACCTTGCTAATCGCTCCCACCTCAAG GACTGGATCAAGTATTTTGAGCAACGAAACTGCATTTCTTATGTGATCAATTCTCATAACAAGGAAAATGTCAAAAAG TTCCTTAACTTTTTACAAGCCCAAATCAAAGGATTGAAGAACATTGATCATTCTCGTTCTACCTTAACAATGATGATGGTGGGGATTCCTAACGTTGGTAAGTCGGCTCTAGCCAATTCTTTGCATCAAGTTGGAAGGATTAGTGCTGCAG AGAAAGGAAAATTGAAGCATGCAAAAGTGAGTCCACATCCGGGAGAGACAAAAGATATCAGCAGCTTGAAG ATTGGTAGCCATCCCAATATTTATGTGTTGGACACCCCAAGTATTTTGCCTCCTCAAATTCTTGATGCCGAGGTCTGTTCCAGGCTAGCTTTAACAG CAGGAGCAATTAGCGACTCTTTGATTGGTGAAAAAGAACTTGCTCAATATTTTCTGGCCATTCTCAACTTGAGTGATGAATATAAGAAATGGGCAAAGTTGTCTGCCCTTGAAAATGAGAGATCATTTATAGACCACAAAGAAGAGTGTTCAAGCGGCAGACAGCCATGCATGAAAGGAGAAAGGCAACATTTCACTGATCACACTCAG GGACAAAAATGTGATCATTTGCTAAGCATGGTGGGGGCAAGGAATGAGAGGAACATCAGCTTCAGATGTTGA
- the LOC110635486 gene encoding DAR GTPase 2, mitochondrial isoform X2, translating to MAFNGRGSNYYIKMLASEIGNTINKAASNREKGWYTPFMAAASRAIAERIPLVDFILEVRDARIPLSSECQLLTNHLPCSRRIIVMNKMDLANRSHLKDWIKYFEQRNCISYVINSHNKENVKKFLNFLQAQIKGLKNIDHSRSTLTMMMVGIPNVGKSALANSLHQVGRISAAEKGKLKHAKVSPHPGETKDISSLKIGSHPNIYVLDTPSILPPQILDAEVCSRLALTGAISDSLIGEKELAQYFLAILNLSDEYKKWAKLSALENERSFIDHKEECSSGRQPCMKGERQHFTDHTQDFIVHNVRRKLFETISCFNGDMQNEVDLEKLIELQFTTLTEAFHLPIELGDNARSKVATKLLNLYRIGRLGHYTLDPLAF from the exons ATGGCATTTAATGGTAGAGGGAGTAATTACTACATAAAAATGTTAGCAAGTGAAATAGGGAATACTATAAACAAAGCAGCGAGCAACAGAGAAAAAGGATGGTACACTCCTTTCATGGCAGCTGCCTCTCGAGCCATTGCAGAACGAATCCCACTGGTTGATTTCATTCTTGAAGTGAGAGATGCTAGG ATTCCTTTGTCTTCGGAATGTCAGCTATTGACCAATCATCTGCCTTGCTCTCGCCGAATCATAGTGATGAACAAAATGGACCTTGCTAATCGCTCCCACCTCAAG GACTGGATCAAGTATTTTGAGCAACGAAACTGCATTTCTTATGTGATCAATTCTCATAACAAGGAAAATGTCAAAAAG TTCCTTAACTTTTTACAAGCCCAAATCAAAGGATTGAAGAACATTGATCATTCTCGTTCTACCTTAACAATGATGATGGTGGGGATTCCTAACGTTGGTAAGTCGGCTCTAGCCAATTCTTTGCATCAAGTTGGAAGGATTAGTGCTGCAG AGAAAGGAAAATTGAAGCATGCAAAAGTGAGTCCACATCCGGGAGAGACAAAAGATATCAGCAGCTTGAAG ATTGGTAGCCATCCCAATATTTATGTGTTGGACACCCCAAGTATTTTGCCTCCTCAAATTCTTGATGCCGAGGTCTGTTCCAGGCTAGCTTTAACAG GAGCAATTAGCGACTCTTTGATTGGTGAAAAAGAACTTGCTCAATATTTTCTGGCCATTCTCAACTTGAGTGATGAATATAAGAAATGGGCAAAGTTGTCTGCCCTTGAAAATGAGAGATCATTTATAGACCACAAAGAAGAGTGTTCAAGCGGCAGACAGCCATGCATGAAAGGAGAAAGGCAACATTTCACTGATCACACTCAG GATTTCATAGTACATAATGTTCGGCGAAAGCTCTTTGAGACAATTTCATGTTTTAATGGTGACATGCAAAATGAAGTGGATTTGGAGAAGCTTATTGAGTTGCAATTCACAACCTTGACCGAAGCTTTTCACTTGCCTATTGAATTAGGGGATAATGCTCGTAGTAAGGTTGCTACTAAGCTACTTAATCTGTATCGTATTGGGAGGCTTGGACATTACACTTTAGACCCTCTTGCATTCTAA
- the LOC110635486 gene encoding DAR GTPase 2, mitochondrial isoform X1 has translation MAFNGRGSNYYIKMLASEIGNTINKAASNREKGWYTPFMAAASRAIAERIPLVDFILEVRDARIPLSSECQLLTNHLPCSRRIIVMNKMDLANRSHLKDWIKYFEQRNCISYVINSHNKENVKKFLNFLQAQIKGLKNIDHSRSTLTMMMVGIPNVGKSALANSLHQVGRISAAEKGKLKHAKVSPHPGETKDISSLKIGSHPNIYVLDTPSILPPQILDAEVCSRLALTAGAISDSLIGEKELAQYFLAILNLSDEYKKWAKLSALENERSFIDHKEECSSGRQPCMKGERQHFTDHTQDFIVHNVRRKLFETISCFNGDMQNEVDLEKLIELQFTTLTEAFHLPIELGDNARSKVATKLLNLYRIGRLGHYTLDPLAF, from the exons ATGGCATTTAATGGTAGAGGGAGTAATTACTACATAAAAATGTTAGCAAGTGAAATAGGGAATACTATAAACAAAGCAGCGAGCAACAGAGAAAAAGGATGGTACACTCCTTTCATGGCAGCTGCCTCTCGAGCCATTGCAGAACGAATCCCACTGGTTGATTTCATTCTTGAAGTGAGAGATGCTAGG ATTCCTTTGTCTTCGGAATGTCAGCTATTGACCAATCATCTGCCTTGCTCTCGCCGAATCATAGTGATGAACAAAATGGACCTTGCTAATCGCTCCCACCTCAAG GACTGGATCAAGTATTTTGAGCAACGAAACTGCATTTCTTATGTGATCAATTCTCATAACAAGGAAAATGTCAAAAAG TTCCTTAACTTTTTACAAGCCCAAATCAAAGGATTGAAGAACATTGATCATTCTCGTTCTACCTTAACAATGATGATGGTGGGGATTCCTAACGTTGGTAAGTCGGCTCTAGCCAATTCTTTGCATCAAGTTGGAAGGATTAGTGCTGCAG AGAAAGGAAAATTGAAGCATGCAAAAGTGAGTCCACATCCGGGAGAGACAAAAGATATCAGCAGCTTGAAG ATTGGTAGCCATCCCAATATTTATGTGTTGGACACCCCAAGTATTTTGCCTCCTCAAATTCTTGATGCCGAGGTCTGTTCCAGGCTAGCTTTAACAG CAGGAGCAATTAGCGACTCTTTGATTGGTGAAAAAGAACTTGCTCAATATTTTCTGGCCATTCTCAACTTGAGTGATGAATATAAGAAATGGGCAAAGTTGTCTGCCCTTGAAAATGAGAGATCATTTATAGACCACAAAGAAGAGTGTTCAAGCGGCAGACAGCCATGCATGAAAGGAGAAAGGCAACATTTCACTGATCACACTCAG GATTTCATAGTACATAATGTTCGGCGAAAGCTCTTTGAGACAATTTCATGTTTTAATGGTGACATGCAAAATGAAGTGGATTTGGAGAAGCTTATTGAGTTGCAATTCACAACCTTGACCGAAGCTTTTCACTTGCCTATTGAATTAGGGGATAATGCTCGTAGTAAGGTTGCTACTAAGCTACTTAATCTGTATCGTATTGGGAGGCTTGGACATTACACTTTAGACCCTCTTGCATTCTAA
- the LOC110635486 gene encoding DAR GTPase 2, mitochondrial isoform X5, producing MAFNGRGSNYYIKMLASEIGNTINKAASNREKGWYTPFMAAASRAIAERIPLVDFILEVRDARIPLSSECQLLTNHLPCSRRIIVMNKMDLANRSHLKDWIKYFEQRNCISYVINSHNKENVKKFLNFLQAQIKGLKNIDHSRSTLTMMMVGIPNVGKSALANSLHQVGRISAAEKGKLKHAKVSPHPGETKDISSLKIGSHPNIYVLDTPSILPPQILDAEVCSRLALTAGAISDSLIGEKELAQYFLAILNLSDEYKKWAKLSALENERSFIDHKEECSSGRQPCMKGERQHFTDHTQFLHILRDKNVIIC from the exons ATGGCATTTAATGGTAGAGGGAGTAATTACTACATAAAAATGTTAGCAAGTGAAATAGGGAATACTATAAACAAAGCAGCGAGCAACAGAGAAAAAGGATGGTACACTCCTTTCATGGCAGCTGCCTCTCGAGCCATTGCAGAACGAATCCCACTGGTTGATTTCATTCTTGAAGTGAGAGATGCTAGG ATTCCTTTGTCTTCGGAATGTCAGCTATTGACCAATCATCTGCCTTGCTCTCGCCGAATCATAGTGATGAACAAAATGGACCTTGCTAATCGCTCCCACCTCAAG GACTGGATCAAGTATTTTGAGCAACGAAACTGCATTTCTTATGTGATCAATTCTCATAACAAGGAAAATGTCAAAAAG TTCCTTAACTTTTTACAAGCCCAAATCAAAGGATTGAAGAACATTGATCATTCTCGTTCTACCTTAACAATGATGATGGTGGGGATTCCTAACGTTGGTAAGTCGGCTCTAGCCAATTCTTTGCATCAAGTTGGAAGGATTAGTGCTGCAG AGAAAGGAAAATTGAAGCATGCAAAAGTGAGTCCACATCCGGGAGAGACAAAAGATATCAGCAGCTTGAAG ATTGGTAGCCATCCCAATATTTATGTGTTGGACACCCCAAGTATTTTGCCTCCTCAAATTCTTGATGCCGAGGTCTGTTCCAGGCTAGCTTTAACAG CAGGAGCAATTAGCGACTCTTTGATTGGTGAAAAAGAACTTGCTCAATATTTTCTGGCCATTCTCAACTTGAGTGATGAATATAAGAAATGGGCAAAGTTGTCTGCCCTTGAAAATGAGAGATCATTTATAGACCACAAAGAAGAGTGTTCAAGCGGCAGACAGCCATGCATGAAAGGAGAAAGGCAACATTTCACTGATCACACTCAG TTTTTGCATATCTTAAGGGACAAAAATGTGATCATTTGCTAA
- the LOC110635492 gene encoding 3-hydroxyacyl-[acyl-carrier-protein] dehydratase, mitochondrial, translated as MMFIKSLLSRTVPYARCFSWTAPSVLQTGDILRQTRVFSNEDVIEYSKVSHDSNPLHFDAESARNAGFEDRVVHGMLVAALFPRIIASHFPGAVYVSQSLHFKSPVYIGEEVLGEVQAISIRENKKRYIAKFATKCFKKGDLLIIDGEAMAILPTLAVEKIHQMD; from the exons ATGATGTTCATAAAAAGTTTGCTCTCAAGGACTGTCCCCTATGCCAGATGCTTTTCATGGACAGCTCCAAGTGTGCTTCAAACTGGAGACATTTTAAGGCAAACAAGAGTATTCTCAAATGAAGATGTTATAGAATACTCAAAGGTGAGTCATGACTCAAACCCTCTTCATTTTGATGCTGAATCTGCCAGGAATGCTGGCTTCGAGGATCGGGTTGTTCATGGAATGCTTGTTGCTGCACTGTTTCCTCGGATTATTGCATCCCATTTT CCTGGAGCTGTTTATGTTTCTCAAAGCTTGCATTTTAAGAGTCCTGTGTATATTGGAGAAGAAGTTCTTGGTGAGGTACAAGCTATCAGTATAAGAGAAAACAAGAAGAGATACAT AGCGAAATTCGCAACAAAGTGCTTCAAGAAGggtgatcttctcattattgatGGTGAGGCTATGGCAATTTTACCAACTCTAGCTGTGGAAAAGATCCATCAAATGGACTGA